GATTCATTCGCAACCCGCGACGTTCTCGACGTCAACGGCCGGTCCTACACCTTCGCAAGCCTCGCCAGGCTGGGTCAGCGCTTCGACCTCGCCCGCCTGCCCTACTCCATGAAGATCCTGCTGGAGAACCTGCTGCGGCACGAGGACGGTGGCATGACCGTCGGCACCCACCACATCGAGGCGGTGGCCACCTGGGACCCCAAGGCGGAGCCGGACACCGAGATCGCGTTCATGCCGGCGCGGGTGGTGCTGCAGGACTTCACCGGCGTGCCCTGCGTGGTCGACCTGGCGGCGATGCGCGACGCGGTGACACGCCTGGGCGGCAGTCCCTCGCAGATCAACCCGCTGATCCCGTCGGAGCTCGTGATCGACCATTCGGTGCAGGTGGATGTGTTCGGCCGCGCGGATGCGCTGGACCTCAACGGCAAGATCGAATTCGAACGCAACAAGGAGCGCTACGGCTTCCTGCGCTGGGGCCAGAACGCGTTCCAGGACTTCAAGGTGGTGCCGCCGAACACCGGCATCGTCCACCAGGTGAACCTGGAGCACCTTGCGCGTGTGGTGATGGAGCGTGAAGTCGACGGCGCGCTCTGGGCGTTCCCCGACACCGTGTTCGGCACCGACAGCCACACCACCATGATCAACGGCATCGGCGTGCTGGGCTGGGGAGTGGGCGGCATCGAGGCCGAGGCCGCGATGCTCGGACAGCCTTCGTCGATGCTCATCCCGCAGGTCGTCGGTTTCAAGCTCACAGGCAGGATGCCCGAGGGCGCCACCGCGACCGACCTCGTGCTCACCGTCACCCAGATGCTGCGCAAGCACGGCGTGGTGGGCAAGTTCGTCGAGTTCTTCGGCGAAGGACTGCAGCACCTGCCGCTGGCGGACCGCGCCACGATCGGCAACATGGCGCCCGAGTACGGCGCCACCTGCGGCATCTTCCCGGTCGACGCAGAAGCCGTCCGCTACCTCCGGCTGTCGGGCCGCAGCGAGGAACAGATCGCGCTGGTGGAAGCCTATGCGAAGGCACAGGGCCTCTGGCACGAGGCCGGGCAGCAGGAAGCGACCTACTCGGCCGTGGTCGAACTGGATATGGGCACGGTGAAGCCGTCGTTGGCCGGGCCGAGGCGCCCGCAGGACCGGGTGCTGCTGGAGGACATGAAGGCGAACTTCAACACCAACGTCACCGGCTTCGTGTCGCACCGCGCGGTCGGTTGCGCGGTGCAGGAGCTGGCCACCGAGGGCGGCGCCCAGCCCCAGGCCGAGCGCCTGGCGGCGAAGCCGGTATCGAAGATCCGGATCGCGGATGGCGAACACCAGCTCTGCGACGGCTCGGTGGTGATCGCGGCGATCACGTCGTGCACCAACACCTCCAACCCGGCGGTGATGCTCGGTGCGGGCCTGCTGGCGCGCAACGCGGTGGCCAAGGGCCTCACCGCCGCGCCGTGGGTGAAGACCTCGCTCGGGCCGGGCTCGCTGGTGGTCACCGACTACCTGAAGAAGGCCGGCGTGATGGCTGACCTGGAGAAGCTCGGCTTCTTCGTGGTCGGCTACGGCTGCACCACCTGCATCGGCAACTCCGGCCCGCTGCCGGAGGCGGTGTCGAAGGGCATCGCCGAGAAGGACCTGGCGGTCGCCGCGGTGCTCTCGGGCAACCGCAACTTCGAAGGCCGCATCCACGCCGAAGTGAAGATGAACTATCTGGCGTCGCCGCCGCTGGTGGTCGCCTACGCGATTGCCGGCACGGTCGACATCGACCTAACCAGCGAACCGCTGGGCCAGGACCGCGACGGCAACGACGTCTACCTGCGCGACATCTGGCCGAGCAACAGGGAGATCGGCGACACCATCGCCGCGACCGTGGGTCCGGAACTGTTCGCGCAGAACTACGCCGACGTGTTCAAGGGCGACGCGCGCTGGAACGCGATGGAATCACCCGACAGCGAACTGTATGCCTGGGACGAGGCCTCCACCTACATCAAGAACCCGCCCTACTTCGACGGCATGACGATGGACGTCGGCAGCATCGACGACATCCAGGGCGCGCGCGTGCTGGGCCTGTTCGGCGACTCCATCACCACCGACCACATCTCGCCGGCCGGCAACATCAAGAAGGATTCGCCCGCGGGCGCGTTCCTGCAGTCGCGCGGCGTGCAGCCGGCCGACTTCAACAGCTATGGCTCGCGGCGCGGCAACGACGACGTCATGGTGCGTGGCACGTTCGCCAACATCCGCATCAGGAACAGGTTCTTCGGCGGCGAGGAAGGTGGCAACACCCTGTACTTCGGCAGCACCCCGCCGGCCAAGATGTCGATCTACGACGCGGCGATGAAGTACAAGGCCGACGGCACGCCGCTGGTGGTGCTGGCGGGTGCGGAGTACGGCACCGGCTCGTCGCGCGACTGGGCGGCCAAGGGCACCAACCTGCTCGGAGTGAAGGCGGTCATCGCGCAGAGCTTCGAGCGCATCCACCGCTCCAACCTGGTGGGCATGGGCGTGCTGCCGCTGCAGTTCCGTGATGGCGAGAACGCGGACTCGCTCGGACTCGACGGCACCGAGGTCTTCGACATCACCGGACTCGAGGATGGCCGCTCGCGGTACGCCACCGTCACCGCGCGTAAAGCCGATGGCACCACCAAGGCGTTCCAGGCGCACGTGCTGCTGTTGACGCCGAAGGAAGTCGAGTACTTCCGCCACGGCGGCCTGCTGCACTACGTGTTGCGCCAGCTCGCCGCACACCCAGCGAACTGACGCTGCCGGGCCGGGCATGCGTGCCCGGCCCCGGAAACCTACCCTGCGACCGGCGACCAGTCGGCGCTGGTCATCCGCCACTCGCCATCGACCAGGCGCCAGCCGGTGTCCACCTGCCACGCACGTGCGCTGTCCGGCAGCATCCTGGCGCTCGCGCGCCCGGTCAGCACCACGCTGAAGCGGATCTGCGCGTGGTCGTCCTGCACTGCAACGTCCAGCGGGCCCGTGGTCGCGCCCACGCCGTCGTGGCGCATCAGGTACAACGCCGCCATCCGCCGCGCACCGTCGCGGTCAAGGCCGTCGGGGCCGATGAAATCTTCGGCGAGGAACCCGCGCAGCCCGGCCGCGTCACGCGCTTCGACCGTCTGGAGCAGGCCATTGAAGGCCTCGCGCAGCGCCTGCTCGGGTGGTGTCCTGGCGCATGCGGAAACGGCCATCGCCAGCACCACCAGCATCGTCGCAAGCCACGGCGCGCACGGGCGCCGCTGTCGTCCAACGTGCATCGCAAGCTCCTGTCCAGCGCGTCGCCGCGATCGCGCGCATCATAGCTGCACTGCGCCTTGCCCGGCACGCAAACGCTATGCTCCAATCGGAGCAGGCATGCTGCGGCATCGCGCGTGCCGACACTGCAATCAGGAGGGGAATGCATGAGTAGCACCGAGCGTCCGTGGCTGGCGAACTACCCCGCGGGCATCCCCGCCGAGATCGATCCCGAGGAGTTCCCGTCGATCCACGCGGTGCTCGAAGGCGCCATCGCCAAGTACCGCGACCAGGCCGCGTTCTCCTGCATGGGCGTTTCGATCACCTACGGCGAGCTCGATGAACTCAGCACCCGGTTCGCGGCCTATCTGCTCTGCGAGCTGAAGCTCAAGAAAGGCGACCGCATCGCGATCATGATGCCGAACTGCCTGCAGTACCCGATCGCGACGTTCGGCGCACTGCGCGCGGGGCTGACCGTGGTCAACACCAACCCGCTGTACACCGCGCGCGAACTGCGCCACCAGCTGGTCGACTCGGGAGCGAAGGCAATCCTGGTAATGGACAACTTCGGCCAGGTGGTCGAGAAGGTCCTTCCCGACACCGCCGTGGAGCATGTGATCACCACCGGCCTCGGCGACATGCTGGGCTTCCCCAAGGGCGCTATCGTCAACTTCGTCGTCAAGTACGTGAAGAAGATGGTGCCGGACTACAACATCGGTGGCGCAACGCGCTTCCGCGACGTGCTCAAGGCGGGCGCGCGCCACGCAATGCCGACGGTGGACATCGCGCCCGCGGACATCGCCTTCCTGCAGTACACCGGCGGCACCACGGGCGTTGCCAAGGGCGCCATGCTCACCCATCGCAACCTGGTCGCCAACATGCAGCAGGCGTCGGCGTGGGTGGGTCAGCAGGCGCAGCCCGGCAAGGAAGTGATGATCACCGCGCTGCCGCTGTACCACATCTTCGCGCTCACCGCGAACGGACTGGTCTTCATGAAGTTCGGCGCCAAGAACATCCTGATCACCAATCCGCGCGACATGCCCGGCTTCGTCAAGGAGCTCAAGCGCGAGCCGTTCACTGCGATCACCGGCGTCAACACGCTGTTCAACGGCCTGCTCAACACGCCCGGGTTCGAGGACGTCGACTTCTCCCAGCTGCGCCTGACGCTGGGCGGTGGCATGGCGGTGCAGCGCTCGGTCGCCGAACGCTGGAAGAAGGTCACTGGCGTCACCCTGGTCGAAGCCTACGGGCTCACCGAGACTTCTCCCGCGGCCTGCATCAACCCGATGGACCTGGCCGACTACAACGGTTCGATCGGCCTGCCGGTGCCGTCCACCGATGCCTGCATCAAGGACGAGGAAGGCCGCATGCTTCCTCCGGGCGAAGTGGGCGAACTCTGCATCAAGGGGCCGCAGGTCATGGCCGGCTACTGGCACCGCCCGGAGGACACCGCCGAAGCGATCGACGCCGATGGCTGGCTGCACACCGGCGACATGGCGCGCATGGAAGCGTCCGGGTTCTTCTACATCGTCGACCGCAAGAAGGACATGATCCTGGTGTCCGGCTTCAACGTGTACCCCAACGAGATCGAGGACGTGATCGCGATGATGCCGGGTGTGCTCGAGGTCGCCGCGGTCGGGGTGGCGGACGAGAAGTCCGGCGAGGCGGTCAAGGTTGTCATCGTCAAGAAGGATCCGTCGCTCACGGTCGAACAGGTCAAGGCCCATGCCCGCGCCGAGCTCACGGGCTACAAGCAGCCGCGTTACGTGGAGTTCCGTGACGAACTGCCCAAGACCAATGTCGGCAAGATCCTGCGGCGCGAACTACGCGACGAGGCCTAGTCCAATAATGTGACGGGCGTCACGCAGTGACGCCCCGGGGCGTCCCCTGCCCCTGCCAGTCATGCCTGCCGCTTGCCGGCGGGCCATAAACGGCGCATAGAGTGCCGGCGGGCATTTGAAAACATCCCAGGGCTCCGCCGGTAGGCCCGGCCGGGGGCGCTCTGGCGTACAGGGGGACCTCCACATGACCAACGTAGAACTGTTGCACGGCAACGCCGCCACCGACCTCACCACCCTTCGCATCCAGCACGACCGCTCGAACGACTCGCACTGGTGCTTCATGCACGCCCAGCAGGCGTTCTCGGATCCAACCTACCGCGCCTGCTTCTCGCCGCGCCTGCTGCGCGAGCTGCGCCTGTTCGCCCGCGAGGCGATTGACGGGATCTCGGCCACCGCAGAAGCTGCCGGAACGGGTGTCGCCCTGTCGCACATCGTGCTGGGCTCCGACACCCATGTCTTCAACCTCGGCGGCGACCTCGCGCTGTTCGCGCAGCTGATCCGCGCCCGCGACCGTGACGGGCTGATGCGCTACGCCAGCGAGTGCGTGGACAACATCCACCTCCTGCATTCGCGTCTGCACCCCAGCGCGCACACCATCGCGCTGGTAGAAGGCGACGCGTTGGGCGGCGGGTTCGAACTCGCGCTGGCCTGCCAGACCATCGTGGCCGAGAGCGGCGTGCAGATGGGCTTCCCGGAGGTGCTGTTCGGGCTGTTCCCCGGCATGGGCGCCTATTCCCTGCTCGCGCGCCGTGTTTCGCCGAAGCTTGCCGAAGAAATGATGCTCAACGGCGTCATGTACTCGAGCGACGACCTGCACCGCATGGGCGTGGTGGACGTCCTCGTGCCGAAGGGTGAAGGCGTGCGTGCTGTGCATGAAGTCATCCGCCAGAACCGTCGCATCGCCGCCGCGCGCCTGGCGCTGCATCGCGTGCGCGAAGTCGTGAATCCCGTCAGCCACCAGGAGCTGATGGACATCACCCGCATCTGGGTGGACACCGCGCTGCAGCTCGGTGACAAGCAGCTGCGCATCATGGAGCGGCTGGTGCGTGCGCAACTGCGTCGCCCCGAACCCGAAGCAGACGTGGAAGCCGCCGCCCGCTGAGTCAAGGACCGGGATCAGGCACTCTCGGGGCCGGCGCCTGCGTCGGCCCGCGAGAGGTCCCCGCGATCACGCAGCGCCGTCACCGCCTGCTCCAGCTGCTGACGCACCATCCGCACGATGCCGGTCCATTCGCGCAACAGCCGGTCGGCGGACATGCGCATTCCCTCTGAAGCCGTGTCGGCCAGTCGCACCGCGCCCATGTTGCCGGCCGCGCCCTTGAGCGCGTGGCAGGCATCGCGGAATTCGTCCCAGTTGCCTGCCGCACCGGCCACGTCGAGATCGGCGACGCACTTTCGCGCGTCTCGCGTGCACTCGACGAGGAAGCGCTGCACGAACACTTCGCCCAGGCCCATCTCGCGCAGCTCGTCGAGGATGTGCTGCGAGATCACGCTCTTGTCCATCGCGGCTTGCGCGGACGCATTGGTTGGTTGCGCCACGGGTGCATCGCCCGGGGCGGCGCCATCGGCAATCGCGGCCAGCCGCTCGAGCAGACGCTCCACCATCACCGGCTTGGTCATGAACGCATACGCGCCGGCGCGCTCGCACGCTTCGCGCGCCTCCGCGGTCGCGTCGGCAGTCAGCACGATGAAGGGTGTCCGCTTGCGACCTGCCTCCATGAAACGGGCCTGCTTGAGGACCTCCAGGCCGCTCGCGCCGGGCATGTGCAGGTCGATGATGACCACGTCGAATGCCTGCGACTCCAGCGCGACGAGCACGTCGTCACCGTCATCGACCATCTGCGGGCGATGCCCGGCCTTCTCGAGCAGGCGACGCATCACCATCAGGTTCGCCCCCTGGTCGTCGGCCACCAGGATGCGCATCGGGCGCACGCGCGCACGGTGGCGCACGAACGGGTCGTCGAAGGCGATGACGTTGTCGAGGTTCGCCGTCGAGTCGTCGTGGACCACCGTCGCGAACGGCAGCTCCGCCCAGAAATGCGAGCCGACGCCCGCCTCGCTCTCGACGCCGATGGTGCCGCCCATCTGTTCGGTCAGCGCCTTGGCGATCGTGGTGCCCAGGCCGGTACCGCCATGGCGCCGCGCCAAGCCGGTGTCGACCTGTTCGAACGCGTCGAAGATCTTCGCGATGGATCCGGCCGGGATGCCGATGCCCGTGTCGCGGACGGAGAACCGCAGTTGGACGCTGTCCGCGCCTGCCGACGTCATCGCCACCTGCAGCGCGACACGCCCCGAGTCCGTGAACTTGATCGCGTTGGAAAGCAGGTTCACCAGGATCTGGCGGAGGTGGTTGGAATCGCCGTGCAGGATCTTGGGGATCTCCGCGGCGATATCCATGTCGAACGCCAGGCCCTTGGCCTGCGCACTCGGCTCCAGCATGACCTGCACGCCCTTGACCAGCTCGCGCAGGGCGAAATCGACATCGGTATGGTCGAATTTGCCGGCCTCGATGCGCGAGATGTCGAGCACCTCGTCGACCAGCGCCTGCAAGGCACGCGCCGACGTGCGGATCACCTCGGCGGTGTCGCGCTGCTCAGCGGTGAGCGGCGTCGCCGACAGCAGCTCGGACATGCCGACGATGCCGTTGAGGGGCGTGCGGAACTCGTGGCTCATGTTGGCCAGGAAGCGGCTCTTCGCTTCGTTGGCGGCCTTGGCGGCCTCGGTGGCCTTCACCAGGGCGTTCAGCAGCGAACTCAGGTAGAGCGGCACCGCGACCAGGCCGGCGAGCAGGCCCCAGCCCAGGGGAGCATTGTCTTGCCAGTACGGTGTCGCCAGCAGCGCCGCGCCGAACGACACGACGGCGAACCCGATCGCCGCATACAGCCAACGCGAGCCATAGCGCAGTCCGTTGCCGACGGTGACCCACATGATCACCACGTACAGCCACGCGAGCAGGTCGCCCAGCAGGTACATGCCGATGCCCATCAGGCTGTAGTCGGCAACCATGCCGAGCACGCGGCGCGGCGCGGAAATGCCGGGCCGCGCCAATAGCCAGCCCAGGACGGCGAGCGCGACCACGAACTCCACGGCCAGCAGCTGCTGCGAGAGCAGCAGTGCCTGTGCGACATCAGGGCGACCGCTGACCACCAGCTGCAGGTAGGCCTCCACCACCACCAGCATCAGCAGCCGGACGATCGCCTGCGCGTGTTCGCTGTCGGGGCGGTTTGCCAGGCGCTGCCTGGCCCAGTGCAGGGCGCGTGTCATGTGCGTCAGTCCGCGGCGATCAGCGCTGGCGCAGGCGCGTAGCGCGCGCATGCTTCCTCGATGCGGCCACGGTTGCGCACCAGCGCGTCGACGCAGCGCGGATCGAACAGCGTCCCACTGTGCCCGCTGATGAACTCGAAGGCCTCGTCGATCGTCCACGCACGCTTGTACGGCCGCTTCGACACCAGCGCATCGAACACGTCCGCCACCGCCACGACGCGCGCCTCCACCGGGATCTGCTCGCCGACCAGGCCACCCGGATAGCCACTGCCGTCATAGCGCTCCTGGTGCCGCAGCGCGATGGTCGCACCGGCCTGGATGAAGCGGTTCTGGCTGTCCTTCAGCAGTTCGTGCCCGATCTCCGGATGCCTGCGCATCAGCGCGGTCTCTTCCGCGGTCAGCGGGCCCGGTTTCATCAGGATCGCATCGGGAATCGCGATCTTGCCGATGTCATGGAGCGGCGCGGCGAGTTCGATCACCCGTACCTCCTCCTCCATCATGCCCATGCCGTCGGCGACGATCGCGGCCACGGCCGCCAGGCGCTCGAGGTTGGCGCTGGTGCCGGCATCGCGATACGCGATGGCACGCGCCAGCCGGGTCAGCGTCTCGCGCTCACGCTCTTCGACTTCGTGCATGCTCGACAACAGCCGCTGCTCGAGCGACAGCGCGCGCTGCTTGACAGATTCCGCCTGCTGGCGGAGCTGCAGCAGGTTGCGGCAACGGGCGCGCAGTTCGC
This Luteimonas sp. MC1572 DNA region includes the following protein-coding sequences:
- the acnA gene encoding aconitate hydratase AcnA, encoding MADSFATRDVLDVNGRSYTFASLARLGQRFDLARLPYSMKILLENLLRHEDGGMTVGTHHIEAVATWDPKAEPDTEIAFMPARVVLQDFTGVPCVVDLAAMRDAVTRLGGSPSQINPLIPSELVIDHSVQVDVFGRADALDLNGKIEFERNKERYGFLRWGQNAFQDFKVVPPNTGIVHQVNLEHLARVVMEREVDGALWAFPDTVFGTDSHTTMINGIGVLGWGVGGIEAEAAMLGQPSSMLIPQVVGFKLTGRMPEGATATDLVLTVTQMLRKHGVVGKFVEFFGEGLQHLPLADRATIGNMAPEYGATCGIFPVDAEAVRYLRLSGRSEEQIALVEAYAKAQGLWHEAGQQEATYSAVVELDMGTVKPSLAGPRRPQDRVLLEDMKANFNTNVTGFVSHRAVGCAVQELATEGGAQPQAERLAAKPVSKIRIADGEHQLCDGSVVIAAITSCTNTSNPAVMLGAGLLARNAVAKGLTAAPWVKTSLGPGSLVVTDYLKKAGVMADLEKLGFFVVGYGCTTCIGNSGPLPEAVSKGIAEKDLAVAAVLSGNRNFEGRIHAEVKMNYLASPPLVVAYAIAGTVDIDLTSEPLGQDRDGNDVYLRDIWPSNREIGDTIAATVGPELFAQNYADVFKGDARWNAMESPDSELYAWDEASTYIKNPPYFDGMTMDVGSIDDIQGARVLGLFGDSITTDHISPAGNIKKDSPAGAFLQSRGVQPADFNSYGSRRGNDDVMVRGTFANIRIRNRFFGGEEGGNTLYFGSTPPAKMSIYDAAMKYKADGTPLVVLAGAEYGTGSSRDWAAKGTNLLGVKAVIAQSFERIHRSNLVGMGVLPLQFRDGENADSLGLDGTEVFDITGLEDGRSRYATVTARKADGTTKAFQAHVLLLTPKEVEYFRHGGLLHYVLRQLAAHPAN
- a CDS encoding two-component system response regulator; protein product: MYGPSGSVREPAHLNIVIVDDQTSARTMLRHILEDISPELEVLDFGDPQVALRWCEDNRPDLLLLDYRMPVMDGLEFARRFRRPLLHRDVPIVLVTVVGDEPIRQAALDSGVIDFLVKPVRPRELRARCRNLLQLRQQAESVKQRALSLEQRLLSSMHEVEERERETLTRLARAIAYRDAGTSANLERLAAVAAIVADGMGMMEEEVRVIELAAPLHDIGKIAIPDAILMKPGPLTAEETALMRRHPEIGHELLKDSQNRFIQAGATIALRHQERYDGSGYPGGLVGEQIPVEARVVAVADVFDALVSKRPYKRAWTIDEAFEFISGHSGTLFDPRCVDALVRNRGRIEEACARYAPAPALIAAD
- a CDS encoding long-chain fatty acid--CoA ligase — translated: MSSTERPWLANYPAGIPAEIDPEEFPSIHAVLEGAIAKYRDQAAFSCMGVSITYGELDELSTRFAAYLLCELKLKKGDRIAIMMPNCLQYPIATFGALRAGLTVVNTNPLYTARELRHQLVDSGAKAILVMDNFGQVVEKVLPDTAVEHVITTGLGDMLGFPKGAIVNFVVKYVKKMVPDYNIGGATRFRDVLKAGARHAMPTVDIAPADIAFLQYTGGTTGVAKGAMLTHRNLVANMQQASAWVGQQAQPGKEVMITALPLYHIFALTANGLVFMKFGAKNILITNPRDMPGFVKELKREPFTAITGVNTLFNGLLNTPGFEDVDFSQLRLTLGGGMAVQRSVAERWKKVTGVTLVEAYGLTETSPAACINPMDLADYNGSIGLPVPSTDACIKDEEGRMLPPGEVGELCIKGPQVMAGYWHRPEDTAEAIDADGWLHTGDMARMEASGFFYIVDRKKDMILVSGFNVYPNEIEDVIAMMPGVLEVAAVGVADEKSGEAVKVVIVKKDPSLTVEQVKAHARAELTGYKQPRYVEFRDELPKTNVGKILRRELRDEA
- a CDS encoding ATP-binding protein → MTRALHWARQRLANRPDSEHAQAIVRLLMLVVVEAYLQLVVSGRPDVAQALLLSQQLLAVEFVVALAVLGWLLARPGISAPRRVLGMVADYSLMGIGMYLLGDLLAWLYVVIMWVTVGNGLRYGSRWLYAAIGFAVVSFGAALLATPYWQDNAPLGWGLLAGLVAVPLYLSSLLNALVKATEAAKAANEAKSRFLANMSHEFRTPLNGIVGMSELLSATPLTAEQRDTAEVIRTSARALQALVDEVLDISRIEAGKFDHTDVDFALRELVKGVQVMLEPSAQAKGLAFDMDIAAEIPKILHGDSNHLRQILVNLLSNAIKFTDSGRVALQVAMTSAGADSVQLRFSVRDTGIGIPAGSIAKIFDAFEQVDTGLARRHGGTGLGTTIAKALTEQMGGTIGVESEAGVGSHFWAELPFATVVHDDSTANLDNVIAFDDPFVRHRARVRPMRILVADDQGANLMVMRRLLEKAGHRPQMVDDGDDVLVALESQAFDVVIIDLHMPGASGLEVLKQARFMEAGRKRTPFIVLTADATAEAREACERAGAYAFMTKPVMVERLLERLAAIADGAAPGDAPVAQPTNASAQAAMDKSVISQHILDELREMGLGEVFVQRFLVECTRDARKCVADLDVAGAAGNWDEFRDACHALKGAAGNMGAVRLADTASEGMRMSADRLLREWTGIVRMVRQQLEQAVTALRDRGDLSRADAGAGPESA
- a CDS encoding nuclear transport factor 2 family protein → MHVGRQRRPCAPWLATMLVVLAMAVSACARTPPEQALREAFNGLLQTVEARDAAGLRGFLAEDFIGPDGLDRDGARRMAALYLMRHDGVGATTGPLDVAVQDDHAQIRFSVVLTGRASARMLPDSARAWQVDTGWRLVDGEWRMTSADWSPVAG
- a CDS encoding crotonase/enoyl-CoA hydratase family protein, whose protein sequence is MTNVELLHGNAATDLTTLRIQHDRSNDSHWCFMHAQQAFSDPTYRACFSPRLLRELRLFAREAIDGISATAEAAGTGVALSHIVLGSDTHVFNLGGDLALFAQLIRARDRDGLMRYASECVDNIHLLHSRLHPSAHTIALVEGDALGGGFELALACQTIVAESGVQMGFPEVLFGLFPGMGAYSLLARRVSPKLAEEMMLNGVMYSSDDLHRMGVVDVLVPKGEGVRAVHEVIRQNRRIAAARLALHRVREVVNPVSHQELMDITRIWVDTALQLGDKQLRIMERLVRAQLRRPEPEADVEAAAR